From Myxocyprinus asiaticus isolate MX2 ecotype Aquarium Trade chromosome 10, UBuf_Myxa_2, whole genome shotgun sequence, the proteins below share one genomic window:
- the LOC127446890 gene encoding cytochrome c oxidase copper chaperone — protein MSNLSAASIESSPAIEGTEQKKPLKPCCACPETKKARDACIIEKGEESCTDLIEAHKECMRALGFKI, from the exons ATGTCGAACCTGTCAGCAGCTAGTATTGAGTCTTCACCTGCTATAGAGGGGACAGAGCAGAAGAAGCCTCTGAAACCTTGCTGTGCGTGTCCTGAGACCAAGAAGGCAAGAGATGCCTG CATTATTGAGAAGGGAGAAGAAAGCTGCACAGACCTCATAGAAGCTCACAAGGAATGCATGAGGGCGCTTGGTTTTAAGATCTAA